The genomic DNA TTATAATAGGGGCGATTTTACTTTTTGTAGGTACTTTCAAAATAGACGAAGTTGAACGTCTTTCACTATTTCGTAAAATTAAAAGACCAATGACAACAGGTACAATTATTATTATCCTATCTCTCATATCAACGATGATTTTAACGCCCTTTTGGTATGTCTTTTTAATCATTTATAGCTTACTCATTGGTTTTATATTATGGCAAGGTGTTTTCTTCATAAAAGATAAAAAATAATTATCCTTGCTACAGTTAAAATAATGCTTTCACATTAAAATACGATACATCATCCAAACTTTACATTGATTTATAAGATAGAGGTTGGGACATAATTCCTAGCAAAATAGCCAGTAAATGAGTTTTCATAAATTCATTTACTGGCTTCTTTATTTACAATACTTCGTATTGTTGGCTCGCTTTCTTATCGGACAGCTTCAGCCTGTAGTCTTCAGCTTGTCCTGTTCCCTCAAGAGTCTCGCCAAAATACTTTGTGCTTATATGTAATTTTATATTAAAATACTTTAAAAAATATGGCCCTTTCGTATAATTTAATAAATACCAATAAACTAATTTAACGAGGTGCCTTATGTGTAAAGAATATAACATGACTCAACATACTCTACCAATGGAAACTTCAGTTCTTATCCCTACAAATAATATTTCACGACATGTAAATGATATTGTAGAAACAATTCCCGATACTGAATTCGATGAATTCAGTCATCATCGTGGCTTAATATAAGAAAAGTAACAGATCAACGAACTG from Gammaproteobacteria bacterium includes the following:
- a CDS encoding transposase translates to MCKEYNMTQHTLPMETSVLIPTNNISRHVNDIVETIPDTEFDEFSHHRGLI